The following DNA comes from Cystobacter fuscus DSM 2262.
CTCGAGTTCTCTCTTGCCCGGGGGGTTCCCATCGTGCACCGCCGGGTGGTCTCGCTCTTCGAGCGTCTGGGTCTCCAGAAGGAAGTGCAGTTCATCCCCGTCGAAGTGGAAGGACAGACAGAGCCCTGGTTCATCCTCAACGCCTTGCAGATCATCCGCTGCATCGATGACGCCCGCTGTGAGGAGGTTCTCCACTGGCTCCCGGAGGACAACCGCCCGGACAAGGAGCCTGGCGAATACCGTAACGTCTCGGGGCTGAAGATAGACCCGGAGAAGATCGGGGAGGCCCACATCTTCCGTCCCTGGGGTTGGAAGGTGATCCTCATCGTCTCCGAGCACGTCAAGCGGGCCCTGGAGGAAGAGGGCATCACCGGCACGAAGTTCATCGAGGTCTGAACCACCAGGAAGCACCATGAACCTGAAGCTCCCACGCCTCGCCGTCCTCGCCACGCTCGCGCTCGGCGCCTGCATCGACACGAGCGGCGAGCCGCCCCCGCTCGACTACGACCACCCCAACGGCTGGCCCGGCCGCAGTGAAATGCCTCCCCTCGGCGGCGGGCGCATCGTCGTCACCAACAGCATGGACGACACCGTCAGCCTGCTGGACCTGGACACCCTCGACACTCCGGACTGGGGAGAGCTCGCGCGCGTGCCCGTGGGACTCAACCCCGTGGAACTCGAGGGCCCCCACCACGCCGCCTTCTCGCCGCGCGGCGACTTCTATTACGTGGGCCTCTCCTACTCCGTGCCCGGCGCGGGCTCGGGTCCCCACGGCGCGCACGGCACCGGCACCGCCGACGGCTACTGTCTCAAGCTCGACGCCAGGGACAACCACCTCGTCGCCTCCACGCGCGTGGACCGCAACCCGGGCGACCTCGTGCTCAGCGCCGACGGCCGCACGCTCTACGTCACCCACTTCGATCTGCTCAAGCTCCAGGAGGCCCTCCAGAACGGCACCCCCCACGACAACCTCGATGCCAACCTCGTCCTCGTCGACACCGACACCATGCGCGTGAAGAAGCGGGTCGCCGTGTGTCCCGCCCCCCACGCCGTGCGCCTGTCCCCGGACGAGACGCGCGCCTATGTCGCCTGCCTCTCGGACGAGGTCGCCGTGGTGCGCCTGGATGACCCGGCCTTCCCCGTCACCCGCATCCCCCTGCCCAACCCGGGCACCGCCCACGCCCCCCGCTACTCCCCCTACTCGCTCACCCTCTCGCCCACGGATGGCTCGCTGTGGGTGGGTTCCCTGGACAGCCCCATCGCGTACCACATGGATCCCCAGTCGCTGCGCATCCTCCCCGAGCGCTCGCTGCTCCCCGAGCGCATGGACGAGGAGTTGCGCCAGGGCGTCCCCATGTTCGGGGCCTTCAGTGTCGATGGCCGGACACTCCTCCTGCCCTACCAGCGGGTGGACACCGTGGCCATCATCGACGTGAGCGGGAGCGGGCCCGCCGTGAAGGGGAAGATTCCACTGTCGCCCGCGGGCTGTCTCAACGTGCATCAAGTGGAGCTGATACCGGGAGGCAAGCAGGCGCTGGCGGTGTGCGAGGGAGACCATGTGGGCCCGGGCACCCTGCACGTGCTGGATCTGGAGGCGGGCACGGTGAAGAAGACGGTGAAGGTGGGCATCTATCCGGACTCGGTGGGCCTGCTGAGGAGCAAGCCATGAGGGCACGAAGGGTGGCGGGCGCGGTGGCCTGCGCGGTGGCGGGGCTGGTGGCCGGGTGTGGTCCCACTCCCGCGGAGGAATACGGCGAGGCCCTGTTCCGGGACTCCCGGCTGTCGACGAGCCAGTACAACGCCTTCTCGTGCGCCACGTGCCACGCGACGTCGAGCGAGCAGGCCCGGGACAAGCTGTACACGGGCCTGTCGCTGGAGGGCGTGGCCTCGCGTCCCCACTGGTGGGGCGGCTACGAGGTGACGCTGCTGGACGCGGTGAACTTCTGCTACACGGCCTTCATGCGCGGCACCGCTCCCCTCGATGCGGAGGATCCCAAGAGCCGCGCCCTCTACGAGTACATGGTGAGCCTCAGCCCCCGGCCCGACGCGTCGGCGCAGCCCTTCACGCTCGTGCGCGACATCACCGACGTGCCGCGGGGAGACGCCCGCCGGGGCGCGGAGGTGTACCGCGCGGCGTGCCAGGACTGCCATGGCGAGGCGCGCTCCGGCCAGGGCCGGCTCACGGAGCTCGCCCCCGTGCTGCCCGACGTGGCCCACGAGTACCACCAGCTCTTTCCCAACAGCCCCCCGAGCCTCGTCTTCATCGAGAAGGTGCGCCATGGCCGCTTCTTCGGCGTGGGGGGCAACATGCCGCCCTACAGCCGCGAGGCCCTGTCGGATGAAGACCTGGGCGCGCTCCTGGCCTGGCTCGGGCTGTGAGCAGGCTCACGCCACGCGCGAGCACTGGGACGCGGCCGTCCGCGGATAGCGGCCCGTCAGCAGCGACCAGTCGAGGTTGGCGCGGATCCACCGGCGCAGCCCGAGCACGAGCCGCGACACGGCGGCGTCATGCGCGCCGAACGAAGGCAGGGCGCGCTCCTGCACGAGGAAGCGCCGCACCGCCGTGTCGTGCATCTCCACCGCCGCGCGCAGCGCCTCGTCCAGCGGCAGTGTCCGTTCGAGTTGCAGCGAGAGCACCAGGTTCGGGTGGAAGTCATCCCTCAGGTCGCACTCCAGCGAGAAGAGATCGTTGGCCCAGGCCATCACGTCCGTGGCGGTGCGCATGAGTTGCACGAGCGCCGGGTGGGCCAGGGTGTCCTCCGGGAGGAAGAAGCCCTCGAGCGCCTCCATCTGGGTGAACACCATGGACGTGCCCGCCGACATGCGGCGCAGTTCGACGTAGGACGACACCTCCAGGCACAGGCGCCCGGCGCGTACCCGCGCCTCGCAAATCGTCCCCCGGAAGTACGACTGGCAGGCCCGGATGAAGCGCTCGCGCCAGTCGCGGGGCATGGACCCGAGCAGCCGCTCGCGGATGTCCCGGAGCAGCCACAGCGAGGGCAGCGCGTCGCGCGCGGGCGTGGCCCCCTGCAACACCGCCAACGCCAGCCAGCTCTGCTCCTGAAGCCATACCGGCGGCACTCCGGCCATCTGGTCATTCCAGGAGAAGCACCAGATGAGGAAGTCGAGCGCCGCGCCCAAGCGCTCCGGGGGCAGCGTGGGATGGGCGCGGCCGAGCAACAGGGGGAAGTGGCCGCGGCACAACTTCTCGAGGTCCACATGCTGCGTGGGCGTCTCCAACTGGCCCGCCCAGCGCGCCAGGGCCTCTTCCTCGAGTTGCCGCAGGCGGGGATGTTCCTGCGTGGGGAATGGACAGAACAGCGGGGGCGAGACGAGGGGGCTCATGCCGCGAGGTTCTGCAAGGCCCGATCCCACCCAGGCGCTCGCGCGAGGCCCGCCGCCCCGCGCAGAGGGAAGAGCCGTCCGTCCTGCCCCGGGACGCCGCTCCTCGCGCGGCATCTGCCCGGAGGTGAAAAAGACCCCGAGGTCCCCCTCTACCCGCGTCCCCCGGAGACGAGGAAAGCGCACGGAGGTGAACACTCTCCAGACGGTCCCCGGCTCGCGAAGCGCGCTGTCTGTCCAGGACTGAAAGCCAGACGCCTGGACGTCTCTCCTTGGGCGTGAGGGGGGCCCTGCGGGAGGGGTTCAGCACGGACCCGGGGGACCGTCGTGTCTGGTACTGGAGCGCAAGACGGAGCGCCCGTCCGCCCGCCTGCTCCAGGCCCATTCCCGGGCACGGGGCACGACCTACCTTGGAAGGCTCAACGGGAAGATTCAACGACGCGTCCAAACGCGAGGAGCCGAGGATGACCAAGACGTTCCGTGACGAGCAGAACACCGTGGCCGCCCCCGACGAGAACACCCGCCAGGAGCTGGACGCCCCACGTGAGAAGCACTCCGCCCCCAAGAGCGAGCCCGCTCCGCAGGCGGCCAACAAGGTGCGCTACGGCCATGCCCACGCGCGCACCGAGCAGCTCTATCAGGAGCGTCGCGCGCGGTATGAGCTGAAGAAGCAACAGGAGGCGGCCCAGGCCGCACGCGAGCAACAGGCCCGGACGCACGAGGAGAGTCCCTCGGTGGAGGCCCGCGCGAGCGAGACCGCTCCGCGGACGCCTCACCTGGAGAGCGCTGGTGAG
Coding sequences within:
- a CDS encoding terpene synthase family protein — translated: MSPLVSPPLFCPFPTQEHPRLRQLEEEALARWAGQLETPTQHVDLEKLCRGHFPLLLGRAHPTLPPERLGAALDFLIWCFSWNDQMAGVPPVWLQEQSWLALAVLQGATPARDALPSLWLLRDIRERLLGSMPRDWRERFIRACQSYFRGTICEARVRAGRLCLEVSSYVELRRMSAGTSMVFTQMEALEGFFLPEDTLAHPALVQLMRTATDVMAWANDLFSLECDLRDDFHPNLVLSLQLERTLPLDEALRAAVEMHDTAVRRFLVQERALPSFGAHDAAVSRLVLGLRRWIRANLDWSLLTGRYPRTAASQCSRVA
- a CDS encoding c-type cytochrome; the encoded protein is MRARRVAGAVACAVAGLVAGCGPTPAEEYGEALFRDSRLSTSQYNAFSCATCHATSSEQARDKLYTGLSLEGVASRPHWWGGYEVTLLDAVNFCYTAFMRGTAPLDAEDPKSRALYEYMVSLSPRPDASAQPFTLVRDITDVPRGDARRGAEVYRAACQDCHGEARSGQGRLTELAPVLPDVAHEYHQLFPNSPPSLVFIEKVRHGRFFGVGGNMPPYSREALSDEDLGALLAWLGL
- a CDS encoding imm11 family protein translates to MRYFDLYDNVYIRERWHLRMPLHEEEGREELFNTWRFKEGRTLNIEKPIRISMKPAGRPLEFSLARGVPIVHRRVVSLFERLGLQKEVQFIPVEVEGQTEPWFILNALQIIRCIDDARCEEVLHWLPEDNRPDKEPGEYRNVSGLKIDPEKIGEAHIFRPWGWKVILIVSEHVKRALEEEGITGTKFIEV
- a CDS encoding YncE family protein — translated: MNLKLPRLAVLATLALGACIDTSGEPPPLDYDHPNGWPGRSEMPPLGGGRIVVTNSMDDTVSLLDLDTLDTPDWGELARVPVGLNPVELEGPHHAAFSPRGDFYYVGLSYSVPGAGSGPHGAHGTGTADGYCLKLDARDNHLVASTRVDRNPGDLVLSADGRTLYVTHFDLLKLQEALQNGTPHDNLDANLVLVDTDTMRVKKRVAVCPAPHAVRLSPDETRAYVACLSDEVAVVRLDDPAFPVTRIPLPNPGTAHAPRYSPYSLTLSPTDGSLWVGSLDSPIAYHMDPQSLRILPERSLLPERMDEELRQGVPMFGAFSVDGRTLLLPYQRVDTVAIIDVSGSGPAVKGKIPLSPAGCLNVHQVELIPGGKQALAVCEGDHVGPGTLHVLDLEAGTVKKTVKVGIYPDSVGLLRSKP